From one Phocaeicola salanitronis DSM 18170 genomic stretch:
- a CDS encoding tetratricopeptide repeat protein: protein MKHDTLLNRYLKTQIHVYFLFGIFLLLPASLSASSGKERQISLLEKAEQELYTNPQLAVYYTLGAQDSIHSALGQAQALYVYAQAEKLLGNFDNCIQALYEAESKLPSKEIKLRGNIYNLMSLGYCNLGDYSKAIDLSNDAIALFQTEQDSLNLALCYNNRGIIHTYINEYQQADRFLKKALELNRSSHDLKRIAANLNNLCLYKGNIKEQLKWINEAIVINKNLNAKWSLSENYNNLGKLYIYAGKYSQAIDALKTAYRIASEVGAKGLMCDNYEYAAQAYNAIGNYQMAYQKQAALTELSKEIQNTNKLRSVEQRIAQEKMSALQQKERQKQQEYEIATLQRNFITFLVIIVLLTVIGTLLFQRYKRKKKLQLLNAQYRIEQSEHEIAKLKMQQQKADLENAQQALETNKQETMNFAVFLQSRNELLDKIQEQVRQSYRMEHSELIAHLKKLNAFIKQYQTTNKANSTTLQTIDEKSQEFLAHLTERHPNLTQGEKHLASLLRVNLSTKEIAMLTGNTPKTINMNRYRLRKSLGLSGEDDLIQYIQSI from the coding sequence ATGAAACATGACACCTTATTAAATAGATACTTAAAAACGCAGATTCACGTTTACTTCCTATTCGGCATCTTCCTATTATTGCCGGCATCCCTTTCCGCCTCTTCCGGCAAAGAACGCCAAATTTCGTTATTGGAGAAAGCCGAACAAGAGCTGTATACCAATCCGCAACTTGCCGTCTACTACACTTTAGGCGCGCAGGATTCTATCCATTCCGCATTAGGACAGGCTCAAGCACTCTACGTCTATGCCCAAGCCGAGAAACTTTTAGGGAATTTCGACAATTGCATTCAGGCATTATACGAAGCGGAGTCTAAGCTTCCTTCCAAAGAAATCAAACTAAGAGGAAACATCTACAACCTAATGAGCCTGGGATACTGCAACCTGGGCGACTATAGCAAAGCCATCGACCTGAGCAACGATGCCATCGCATTGTTCCAGACCGAGCAAGACTCGCTCAACCTTGCCTTATGCTACAACAACCGGGGCATCATCCACACCTACATCAATGAATACCAGCAAGCCGACCGGTTCCTGAAAAAAGCCCTGGAACTCAACCGTTCTTCGCACGACCTGAAACGCATTGCCGCCAATCTGAACAACCTGTGCCTCTACAAAGGGAATATCAAAGAACAACTGAAATGGATAAACGAAGCCATTGTCATCAACAAAAACCTGAATGCCAAATGGTCGCTAAGCGAGAACTATAACAACCTGGGAAAACTCTACATATATGCAGGCAAATACTCCCAAGCGATAGATGCCTTAAAGACCGCCTACCGGATTGCATCCGAAGTAGGCGCCAAAGGGCTGATGTGTGACAATTACGAATATGCCGCACAAGCCTACAACGCCATCGGGAACTATCAAATGGCTTACCAAAAACAAGCCGCCCTCACCGAACTGAGCAAAGAGATACAGAACACCAACAAGCTGCGCTCGGTAGAGCAACGCATCGCACAGGAAAAAATGTCCGCCCTCCAGCAAAAGGAAAGGCAGAAACAACAGGAATACGAAATAGCCACGCTCCAGCGAAACTTCATCACGTTCCTCGTCATCATTGTCCTGCTTACCGTAATCGGCACCTTGTTATTCCAGCGTTACAAGCGTAAGAAAAAGCTGCAATTGCTCAACGCCCAATACCGCATCGAACAATCGGAACATGAAATAGCCAAACTGAAAATGCAACAACAAAAAGCGGATTTGGAAAACGCGCAACAGGCTTTGGAAACCAACAAGCAAGAGACCATGAACTTTGCCGTATTCCTGCAAAGCCGCAACGAACTGCTCGACAAAATCCAGGAACAAGTGCGCCAAAGCTACCGCATGGAACACTCGGAACTGATTGCCCACCTGAAGAAACTAAACGCGTTTATCAAACAATACCAGACTACAAACAAAGCCAACAGCACGACTCTGCAAACCATCGATGAGAAAAGCCAGGAGTTTCTGGCACACCTGACGGAACGGCATCCCAACCTGACACAAGGCGAAAAACACCTTGCCAGCCTGCTGCGTGTAAACCTTTCGACCAAAGAAATCGCCATGCTGACCGGCAACACGCCCAAGACCATCAACATGAACCGCTACCGCCTGCGCAAGTCATTAGGGCTTTCCGGAGAAGACGATTTAATCCAATACATCCAAAGCATCTGA
- a CDS encoding DJ-1 family glyoxalase III: MKSICIFLATGFEEVEALFPLDILRRGGLSVKTVSVTGEPAVTGAHGVPVTADCLIEDLKEEDIEMIVLPGGLPGATNLDAHAGLDVLVRSFADAQKPLAAICAAPLVYGRRGLLKGKKATCYPGFDKYLEGAEYTGNMVEVADNFILGKGPAAASAFGFAILEKFAGAGKVAEVKNGMLFAE, translated from the coding sequence ATGAAATCGATTTGTATCTTTTTAGCTACGGGCTTTGAAGAAGTGGAAGCCCTGTTCCCGCTTGATATTCTGCGTCGGGGCGGTTTGAGTGTAAAGACTGTATCTGTAACGGGTGAACCGGCTGTAACCGGTGCGCACGGTGTTCCTGTCACGGCAGATTGCCTGATAGAAGACTTGAAGGAAGAAGACATCGAAATGATAGTCTTGCCGGGCGGGCTTCCCGGTGCGACCAATCTGGATGCACATGCCGGGCTGGATGTGCTGGTGCGTAGCTTTGCCGATGCGCAGAAGCCGCTTGCCGCTATCTGTGCGGCTCCGCTGGTATACGGAAGACGCGGCTTGCTGAAAGGCAAGAAGGCTACTTGCTATCCGGGCTTCGATAAATACCTGGAAGGTGCGGAATATACCGGCAATATGGTGGAAGTTGCCGATAACTTTATCTTAGGTAAGGGACCGGCTGCCGCTTCTGCATTTGGTTTTGCTATCCTTGAAAAGTTTGCCGGAGCCGGTAAGGTAGCTGAAGTGAAGAACGGAATGCTTTTCGCCGAGTGA
- a CDS encoding ExbD/TolR family protein, with protein sequence MALKRRQKISPSFSMSSMTDLIFLLLIFFMITSTMVSPNAIKVLLPQGSEQTSAKPMVRVIIDKDLNYYGAFGNDDEMPLSLDEVPSFLQECAAREPEMYVALYADESIPYREIVRVLNIANENHYKMVLATRRPDKE encoded by the coding sequence ATGGCGTTGAAAAGAAGACAGAAAATATCGCCCAGCTTCAGCATGTCGTCGATGACCGACCTCATCTTCCTGTTGCTGATATTTTTTATGATTACTTCTACGATGGTCTCGCCCAATGCCATCAAGGTGTTGCTTCCCCAAGGCTCGGAACAGACTTCGGCAAAGCCGATGGTGCGGGTGATTATCGACAAGGATCTGAATTATTACGGTGCGTTCGGAAATGATGACGAGATGCCTTTATCGCTGGATGAGGTGCCTTCGTTTTTGCAGGAATGTGCCGCAAGGGAACCGGAAATGTATGTGGCGCTATATGCCGATGAGTCCATCCCTTACCGGGAAATTGTGCGGGTATTGAACATCGCGAATGAAAACCATTACAAGATGGTGCTCGCTACGCGGAGGCCGGATAAAGAATGA
- a CDS encoding MotA/TolQ/ExbB proton channel family protein — MMSMTLLAAAQTVADTLAGANPVLTPVASGEPEMNLWDMACKGGWIMIVLAIMSVIAFYVFFERAFAIRKAGKEDPLFMDRIRDYIKTGEIKSAINYCRMVNTPSARMIEKGITRMGRPVSDVQAAIENTGNIEVAKLENGLAIIATVSSGAPMLGFLGTVTGMVRAFWNMANAGNNIDITLLSGGIYEAMITTVGGLVVGIAAMFAYNHLVYRVDKVVSQMEARTMAFMDLINEPDEKR, encoded by the coding sequence ATGATGAGTATGACATTGCTGGCGGCAGCGCAGACCGTTGCCGATACGTTGGCAGGAGCCAATCCGGTATTGACTCCTGTAGCTTCGGGAGAACCGGAAATGAATTTGTGGGACATGGCGTGCAAGGGCGGATGGATTATGATTGTACTGGCAATTATGTCGGTCATTGCCTTTTATGTATTTTTCGAACGTGCCTTCGCTATCCGTAAGGCAGGAAAAGAGGACCCGTTGTTTATGGACCGCATCCGGGATTATATCAAGACGGGTGAAATCAAATCGGCTATCAACTATTGCCGGATGGTGAATACGCCTTCGGCACGGATGATTGAGAAAGGCATTACCCGCATGGGGCGTCCGGTATCGGATGTGCAGGCGGCTATCGAGAATACCGGAAACATCGAGGTGGCTAAGCTGGAGAACGGTCTGGCGATTATCGCTACGGTATCGAGCGGTGCGCCGATGCTGGGCTTTCTGGGGACGGTGACCGGTATGGTGCGTGCTTTTTGGAACATGGCAAATGCCGGCAATAACATTGACATTACCTTGCTTTCGGGCGGTATCTACGAGGCGATGATTACTACGGTAGGCGGTTTGGTGGTCGGCATTGCGGCGATGTTTGCTTACAACCACTTGGTTTATCGGGTGGATAAGGTGGTGAGCCAGATGGAAGCCCGTACGATGGCATTTATGGACTTGATAAACGAACCCGACGAAAAACGATAA
- a CDS encoding GNAT family N-acetyltransferase: MIRKVELQDAHALADIYNHYIAHSTATFDIRPIGEEEMRKRIATLSACHPYFVCEEEGKIAGYCYAHPWKEKDAYSRTLETTVYLAPGQERKGIGTQLMRQLIDECRRSEVHSLIACITEDNQASCLFHERLGFTQVSHFKEAGFKFGKWVGIIDYQLIL, translated from the coding sequence ATGATTCGGAAAGTTGAACTTCAAGACGCCCACGCTTTAGCGGACATTTACAATCATTATATCGCGCACAGTACTGCCACTTTCGACATCCGTCCTATCGGTGAAGAAGAGATGCGTAAACGGATTGCCACCCTATCCGCCTGCCATCCGTATTTCGTATGCGAAGAAGAAGGGAAAATCGCCGGTTATTGCTATGCACACCCTTGGAAAGAGAAAGACGCTTACAGCCGGACATTGGAAACAACGGTCTATCTGGCACCGGGACAAGAGCGGAAAGGCATCGGAACACAACTGATGCGCCAACTGATTGACGAATGCCGACGCTCCGAAGTCCATTCGCTCATCGCCTGCATCACCGAAGACAACCAAGCCAGCTGCCTTTTTCACGAACGGTTAGGCTTTACCCAAGTGTCCCATTTCAAGGAAGCGGGCTTCAAGTTCGGCAAGTGGGTGGGGATTATCGATTATCAGCTCATCCTATAG
- a CDS encoding NAD kinase, whose amino-acid sequence MQRILRFALFGNTYQEHKSAHVTHLLDILRRKKAEICISNDFYDFLKQHTEANLKGLKVFQGNTFDADMVLSIGGDGTFLRAASRVGKKEIPILGINTGRLGFLADVSPNQMEEAFDEIYEGKYLAEPRRVLHLSTENHVLKGYPFALNEIAVLKQDSSSMITIRAYINNELLCTYQADGLIVATPTGSTGYSLSVGGPILVPQSGTISLTAVAPHSLNIRPIVIRDEWEITLDIESRNHNFLISVDGRSETCREGTRLRITRADYFVRIVKRCNHTFFNTLREKMMWGVDNRTIDN is encoded by the coding sequence ATGCAACGAATCCTCAGATTTGCCCTTTTCGGGAATACATACCAAGAACATAAATCGGCGCACGTCACCCATCTGCTTGACATCTTGCGCCGCAAAAAAGCCGAGATATGCATCAGCAACGATTTCTACGACTTCCTGAAGCAACACACGGAAGCCAACCTGAAAGGCTTGAAGGTTTTTCAGGGAAACACGTTCGATGCCGACATGGTGCTTAGCATCGGAGGCGACGGAACGTTCTTGCGTGCGGCAAGCCGTGTAGGAAAAAAAGAGATTCCCATCTTGGGCATCAATACCGGACGGCTGGGATTCCTTGCCGATGTCTCCCCCAACCAGATGGAAGAAGCCTTCGATGAAATCTACGAAGGGAAATACCTCGCCGAACCCCGCCGGGTGCTGCACCTCTCCACCGAGAATCATGTACTGAAAGGCTATCCGTTTGCCCTGAATGAGATAGCGGTCTTAAAGCAGGACAGCTCATCGATGATTACCATCCGCGCCTACATTAACAATGAGTTGCTCTGCACCTATCAGGCAGACGGGTTGATAGTAGCCACTCCCACCGGCTCTACAGGTTACTCGTTAAGCGTAGGAGGGCCTATCCTTGTGCCCCAAAGCGGCACCATCAGCCTCACCGCCGTAGCTCCGCACAGCCTCAACATCCGCCCCATCGTGATACGCGACGAATGGGAAATCACGCTCGACATCGAAAGCCGGAACCATAACTTCCTGATTTCGGTAGACGGACGAAGCGAGACCTGCCGCGAAGGAACCCGCCTGCGCATCACTCGTGCCGACTATTTCGTGCGCATCGTCAAACGGTGCAACCATACGTTCTTCAATACCCTGCGCGAAAAAATGATGTGGGGAGTGGACAACCGGACAATTGACAATTAA
- a CDS encoding 2-C-methyl-D-erythritol 4-phosphate cytidylyltransferase: MKKYVVIVAGGKGLRMGGDIPKQFLPVKGKPVLMRTLEAFHAYDAAIRLIVVLPADQQAYWKQLCQKYGFTLPHRIADGGETRFHSVKNGLALVEEDALVGVHDGVRPFVSPDVIAECYRSAEEKGAAIPVVDIVETVRRISEDGGSETVPRDRYKLVQTPQVFRASLLKQAYAQPYVPAFTDDASVVEALGHRVELVRGNRENIKLTTPFDLKLAEMLC, encoded by the coding sequence GTGAAAAAATATGTAGTGATAGTCGCCGGAGGCAAAGGCTTGCGTATGGGAGGCGATATCCCCAAGCAGTTCCTTCCGGTTAAAGGGAAACCCGTATTGATGCGTACATTGGAAGCTTTCCATGCATACGATGCGGCTATCCGCTTGATTGTCGTGTTGCCGGCAGACCAGCAAGCGTATTGGAAGCAGTTATGCCAGAAGTATGGCTTTACGCTTCCGCACCGGATAGCCGATGGGGGAGAAACCCGTTTCCATTCGGTTAAGAATGGGTTGGCATTGGTGGAAGAAGATGCATTGGTCGGGGTACACGATGGAGTGCGCCCTTTTGTCTCGCCGGATGTGATTGCGGAATGCTACCGGAGCGCGGAAGAGAAAGGGGCGGCAATTCCGGTCGTGGATATCGTGGAAACCGTTCGCCGGATATCGGAAGACGGAGGGAGCGAAACGGTTCCGCGCGACCGGTATAAGTTGGTGCAAACTCCACAGGTATTCCGTGCTTCGCTATTGAAACAAGCATACGCCCAGCCTTATGTACCTGCCTTCACCGATGACGCTTCGGTGGTAGAGGCACTCGGTCATCGGGTGGAATTAGTGAGAGGCAACCGCGAGAACATCAAGTTGACCACTCCGTTTGATTTGAAATTGGCGGAAATGTTGTGTTGA
- a CDS encoding cell envelope integrity protein TolA: protein MKRSKIIGIIGTVVLHVAVLVFLFLYVLVLPAKQEEGGVPVMLGDNATGQGDADPYTLTEVDLLPQPEASEPDVPAPDGGEEQPLITQADEPSLQVKKEEPRKEQKREEAVKEEKTAEHPKPREKTEAEKRAEAERAAAQTASSKIAGAFGKGAKMGSTGKSEGEGNQGSPTGNGSEGKASGVGASGVFDLNGRSLGPGGLPLPVYNVQDEGRVVVTIVVDPSGRVISTQINKRTNTVNPALRRAAEEAARRARFNQVDGVNNQSGTITYYFKLK from the coding sequence GTGAAACGAAGCAAGATAATCGGAATAATAGGAACCGTGGTGTTGCATGTGGCAGTGCTCGTGTTCTTGTTCCTGTATGTGCTTGTCCTTCCGGCGAAGCAAGAAGAAGGCGGTGTGCCTGTGATGTTGGGAGACAACGCTACGGGACAAGGCGATGCCGACCCTTATACGTTGACCGAAGTGGATTTGCTTCCTCAGCCTGAAGCATCGGAACCGGACGTGCCTGCGCCTGACGGCGGGGAGGAACAGCCGTTGATTACCCAAGCCGATGAACCGTCTTTGCAGGTGAAGAAGGAAGAACCCCGGAAAGAGCAGAAACGGGAAGAGGCGGTGAAGGAAGAGAAAACGGCGGAACATCCAAAGCCCAGGGAAAAGACCGAAGCCGAGAAACGTGCCGAAGCGGAACGGGCTGCGGCACAAACGGCATCGAGCAAGATAGCCGGAGCTTTCGGCAAAGGGGCTAAAATGGGTAGCACCGGCAAGAGTGAAGGTGAAGGAAATCAAGGCAGCCCCACTGGAAACGGAAGTGAAGGGAAGGCATCGGGCGTGGGAGCATCGGGCGTATTCGACCTGAACGGACGTTCGCTGGGTCCCGGAGGTTTGCCTTTGCCGGTATATAATGTGCAAGATGAAGGGCGTGTGGTTGTTACCATTGTGGTAGACCCGTCGGGCAGGGTAATCAGCACGCAGATAAACAAGCGCACCAATACGGTGAACCCGGCATTGAGACGTGCGGCGGAGGAGGCGGCACGCCGGGCAAGGTTCAACCAAGTGGACGGTGTGAATAACCAGTCTGGGACAATAACGTATTACTTTAAATTAAAATAA
- a CDS encoding SusC/RagA family TonB-linked outer membrane protein: MKERNHLKAWQWIFLLALLLPAAGFAQTIQVKGTVLDGSGMTVIGASVLEKGTTNGVITDIDGNFTLNVSPTGTLVISYVGFKTQEIPINNQTSFNVTLAEDTEILDEVVVIGYGTMKKSDMTGAISSVKSDELLKRATTSPTEALQGKVAGVSVLKSGGNAGAGISVKIRGIKTMGDNEPLYIIDGYPGDINAINPQDIESMEILKDGAAAAIYGSVAANGVILVTTKNGKKGETKVTFNTYLTFNSAAKTNEMLDADGWLKVTDMMYENAGEALPNYIIKNSDGSLKNPTGYNTDWQDQALRNAMSQNYYVNVTGGSENASYSLSYGHADEEGIFLGNEYVQDNARLKVNMSKYIFDFDATLNFKATQNQQPQYSLRQMYSITPLVPVYDENQPSGYGLTQMTVGNQTYTFPTYNNIMADQHFNQEKTNGYDITGNIGLGIHLAPWLTFKTTYQYNGYYSVTRSHTEAYTSNIQGAVKFPSNSESNSYFYSHTFENVLTFMKDFDKHSVTAMVGSSIIAYRNDESSVGVEGKNSNDEPAGFFDPHNPTINAGIGGTFSGSGTFYNYNRASFFGRLNYSFNDRYLLQATVRADGSSKFGKNNRWGVFPSVAVGWRISEEDFFPKNTIISNLKFRASWGRLGNENALGYYYAPTMTQDNTQWMSYIQGGMPWPGMSNLYLVNDDLRWETTDTKNIGFDFGLFSNHLTGTINYYYNTTTDLLIEKVMPPSAGIYNPTVNVGKMRNSGFELELNYANNVGGFDYNIGFNLSTISNEMIKADPNQVLYGSALKDAGHFATQTLEGYPVGAFFLYQTDGLFQSDAEAEAYNKEHGTWITDANGNKEWAGIQPNAKGGDIRFKDINGDGVLDAKDKVYSGSGIPKVEANLSFSGSYKGFDLSFQLGSAWGHKLYNANRIYTEGMDAGANQLTTTLDAWTPDNTNTDMPRAVLGDPNNNTRESTRYLENGNFVRMRQLQLGYTFPTDWMKKLYIERCRLYVSGENLFTITNYSGNDPEFSSSILNTGVDSFVYPFTRSYVVGLQVTF, translated from the coding sequence ATGAAAGAAAGGAATCATTTGAAAGCATGGCAATGGATATTCTTGCTGGCTTTACTGCTCCCGGCAGCGGGATTCGCGCAGACCATTCAAGTGAAAGGTACAGTACTCGACGGCTCAGGCATGACCGTTATCGGAGCAAGCGTACTGGAAAAAGGAACAACCAACGGTGTCATTACAGACATAGACGGTAACTTTACCTTAAATGTATCGCCTACGGGCACGTTGGTAATCTCTTATGTCGGGTTCAAAACCCAGGAAATTCCAATCAACAACCAGACTTCGTTTAATGTGACTTTGGCAGAAGACACCGAAATACTGGACGAAGTAGTCGTTATCGGTTACGGTACGATGAAGAAGAGCGACATGACCGGAGCGATTTCATCGGTTAAATCAGATGAATTGCTGAAACGTGCCACTACCAGCCCTACCGAAGCCTTACAAGGCAAAGTTGCCGGTGTAAGCGTATTGAAATCGGGAGGTAACGCAGGCGCAGGCATTTCTGTAAAAATCCGTGGTATCAAGACAATGGGTGATAATGAACCGCTTTATATCATTGACGGTTATCCGGGCGACATCAACGCTATCAACCCGCAAGATATCGAATCCATGGAAATCTTGAAAGACGGTGCCGCAGCTGCTATCTATGGTTCTGTGGCTGCCAATGGTGTAATCTTGGTAACGACCAAAAACGGTAAGAAAGGAGAAACAAAAGTCACATTCAACACTTACCTGACTTTCAATAGTGCTGCTAAAACAAATGAAATGTTGGATGCTGACGGTTGGTTGAAAGTAACAGATATGATGTATGAAAATGCTGGAGAAGCTTTGCCTAATTACATCATTAAAAATTCTGACGGAAGTCTGAAAAACCCCACCGGATATAACACAGACTGGCAAGACCAAGCTTTGCGCAACGCTATGTCTCAAAACTATTATGTCAATGTAACCGGAGGATCTGAAAACGCAAGCTACTCTTTGTCATACGGTCACGCTGATGAAGAAGGTATTTTCTTAGGCAATGAATACGTACAAGACAATGCCCGTCTGAAAGTAAATATGTCTAAATACATTTTCGATTTTGACGCTACATTGAATTTCAAGGCTACACAAAACCAACAGCCTCAATATTCTTTGAGACAGATGTACTCTATCACTCCTTTGGTGCCTGTATATGATGAAAACCAACCATCGGGCTATGGCCTTACACAAATGACGGTAGGAAACCAAACTTATACATTCCCTACTTACAATAATATCATGGCAGACCAACATTTCAATCAAGAAAAAACAAATGGTTATGATATTACCGGTAACATAGGTTTAGGAATCCATTTAGCACCTTGGCTGACATTTAAAACAACCTATCAATACAACGGTTATTATTCAGTCACAAGATCACATACAGAAGCCTATACATCCAACATTCAAGGAGCGGTTAAGTTCCCATCAAATTCAGAAAGCAACTCTTATTTCTATTCTCATACATTTGAGAATGTATTGACTTTCATGAAAGATTTTGATAAACACTCGGTTACAGCCATGGTAGGTAGCTCTATCATTGCTTACCGAAACGATGAAAGTTCTGTCGGTGTAGAAGGAAAGAACTCTAATGATGAACCTGCTGGATTCTTCGATCCGCACAATCCTACTATCAATGCCGGTATTGGAGGAACATTCAGCGGTAGCGGTACATTCTACAACTACAACCGTGCATCTTTCTTCGGACGTTTAAATTACTCTTTTAACGACCGTTATCTTTTGCAAGCCACTGTACGTGCAGACGGTTCGTCTAAATTCGGCAAAAACAACCGTTGGGGTGTATTCCCTTCGGTAGCAGTCGGTTGGAGAATCAGTGAAGAAGATTTCTTCCCCAAGAACACAATCATCAGCAACTTGAAATTCCGTGCAAGCTGGGGACGCTTAGGTAATGAGAATGCTTTAGGCTATTATTACGCCCCCACCATGACACAAGACAACACGCAATGGATGAGTTACATACAAGGAGGTATGCCTTGGCCGGGTATGTCAAACCTATACTTAGTCAATGATGACCTCCGTTGGGAAACGACAGATACAAAAAACATCGGTTTCGACTTTGGTCTTTTCAGCAATCATCTGACCGGTACAATCAACTATTACTACAATACGACTACCGATCTTTTGATAGAAAAGGTTATGCCACCCTCAGCTGGTATTTATAACCCGACTGTAAATGTAGGCAAGATGCGCAATAGCGGATTCGAATTGGAATTAAATTACGCAAACAATGTTGGCGGATTCGACTATAACATCGGATTCAACCTGTCTACTATCAGCAACGAAATGATTAAGGCAGACCCGAACCAAGTTTTATACGGATCAGCACTTAAAGATGCCGGACACTTTGCCACCCAAACACTGGAAGGCTATCCAGTAGGCGCCTTCTTCTTGTATCAAACAGACGGTTTATTCCAAAGTGATGCAGAAGCTGAAGCTTATAATAAGGAACATGGTACTTGGATTACGGATGCTAACGGAAATAAAGAATGGGCAGGCATTCAACCCAATGCAAAAGGCGGTGATATCCGTTTCAAAGACATAAACGGTGACGGCGTACTCGATGCAAAAGATAAAGTCTACAGCGGTTCCGGTATTCCCAAAGTAGAAGCGAACCTCTCATTCAGCGGTTCATATAAAGGCTTCGACCTTTCTTTCCAATTGGGAAGCGCTTGGGGACACAAGCTATACAATGCCAACCGCATTTATACAGAAGGCATGGATGCAGGAGCAAACCAATTGACAACGACCTTGGATGCATGGACCCCGGATAACACAAATACAGATATGCCGAGAGCCGTATTAGGAGACCCGAACAACAACACACGCGAGTCAACCCGTTATTTGGAAAACGGAAACT